DNA sequence from the Methanosarcinales archaeon genome:
ATTTCTTTGACTGTAAATGGGTGGTAAATTGTATGTTAAGAAATGAAAAGTTATTAAGATGGAGGTTAAATTATGCCTCCGCATTGTGATACTATGGACGGACCTGTAGTAAATGCATCAAGAATGGCGCTGGAGGCAGGGAATGTCAATCTTATACTTCCCTGGGTACCTGAAATGGGAGAAAATGAATTGAAAAAAGTGTTTGAAAAAACACTTCACGTGAGAAAGCTGAATAAAGAAGCTAAAGAACTTGCAGACCTCTGGTTTTTTGAAACCGCCGTACGATTGCACAGGGCAGGAGAAGGAGAACCTTATATCGGATTGAAACCTGCCGGACTTGATGCGGGGCCTGTGGTTCCAAGAGCAGAAAAAGCCATTGAGCATGAAGATGCAGGCGAAACAATCGAATTCCTATCGCACACTGTTGAAGAAGAAGTGAAGAAAAGGTTCAGGCATGCCATGTCATTGAAGAAGTACGATGAAAATGATGTGGATGCTGCAAGAGAATATATCGGGGCGATGCTTGAGTTTATGCTGTATTCGCATAAATTGTACACATTCATGACAAGTGCGGGTGGGCATGCTGCAGAGGAGGGCGGGCATAAACATTAAACAGCACTCCCTAAACCTGGGGTGAAATTATGGCTAATAAGGCGCCAGACAGATTATTTCAAATACTGAAGCCATCACTCATTGTTACAATTCTTGTGCTTGCCCTGAGCCTTCAGGCGGTGCAGGCTGAGAGTGTGAGCACCTGTATTAATTGTCATGTAAATGAGACACCAAATATCGTTGCTCAATGGCAGGGTGGGAAGATGGGGCAGAACGGTCTTGACTGCCAGGTCTGCCATAGTTCCGAACACAAGGATTCCACGGACGTCGCCAAAGCCGGGCTGCCCACTCCGGACACCTGCAAAGCCTGTCATCCTCAGAAAGTGGAACAGTTCAGGGCAGGCAAGCATTCGTTAGCATGGACTGCCATGAATGCCATGCCCATGATAACCCATCAACCATCGCCTATAGTGGGTAGTGAGAGCTTCAAGGGGTGTTCAGGCTGCCACAAGATAGGCGAGAAGTCGGCCGGGGAGCTTAAGGAATTTCGCTACGGTACGGGCAGCTGTGATTCCTGTCATACCCGCCATAGTTTTAGCATCAGCGAAGCTCTCGATCCTCGAGCATGCCAGACCTGTCACATGGGTTTTGATCATCCACAATGGGAGATGTGGTCAACCTCCAAGCATGGCACTATATGGTTTATTGAAGGGGATTCAGGACGTGCGCCCAAGTGCCAGACCTGTCATATGGCTGAAGGCAACCATGCTGTAATGACAGCCTGGGGATTTCTTGCTCTTCGAGTGCCTGAAGATGACCAGCAGTGGTGGGCTGACAGAGTGGAAATACTCAAAGCTCTGGGCGTGTTGGATGAGAAAGGGAATGGTACAGAACGATTTGATGCTGTCAAAGCAGCTAAAGTGGCAAGGCTTACTAAAGAGGACTTTCAAGCTCAGAGGGCAACGATGGAAGCTATATGCACCAACTGCCATTCTGCAAACTATGTGGCTGAACAAATGGCTGCCAGCGATAAGATCGTACGTGAGACAGACAAAATAATGGCTGAAGGCATCAGAACAGTAAAAGGGCTCTACGACGACGGGCTGCTGGCAAAGCCGGAAGATTGGGAATATGCTCCTGATCTATTGCAGTTCTACGAAGCAAAAAGCAGCGTGGAGCAGGAACTGTACGTCATGTTCCTTGAGTACAGAATGAGGGCTTTTCAGGGCGCTTTTCATGGCAATCCCGACTATATGCACTGGTATGGCTGGGCTGCCATGAAAGAATCACTACAGAAGATCAAGGATGAAGCTGATAAAATGAGAGCCGAGGCGGCAGCCGAAGATACAGGAAAGGAGGCTAAATCTGTTGCGTATTTGGCTCTTGGAACCGGCATTGTGGCATTGGCGATCAGTCTCTTTGTCATTTTCAGATTTCACAGGC
Encoded proteins:
- a CDS encoding cytochrome C is translated as MANKAPDRLFQILKPSLIVTILVLALSLQAVQAESVSTCINCHVNETPNIVAQWQGGKMGQNGLDCQVCHSSEHKDSTDVAKAGLPTPDTCKACHPQKVEQFRAGKHSLAWTAMNAMPMITHQPSPIVGSESFKGCSGCHKIGEKSAGELKEFRYGTGSCDSCHTRHSFSISEALDPRACQTCHMGFDHPQWEMWSTSKHGTIWFIEGDSGRAPKCQTCHMAEGNHAVMTAWGFLALRVPEDDQQWWADRVEILKALGVLDEKGNGTERFDAVKAAKVARLTKEDFQAQRATMEAICTNCHSANYVAEQMAASDKIVRETDKIMAEGIRTVKGLYDDGLLAKPEDWEYAPDLLQFYEAKSSVEQELYVMFLEYRMRAFQGAFHGNPDYMHWYGWAAMKESLQKIKDEADKMRAEAAAEDTGKEAKSVAYLALGTGIVALAISLFVIFRFHRLHKGRLND